A portion of the Osmia lignaria lignaria isolate PbOS001 chromosome 15, iyOsmLign1, whole genome shotgun sequence genome contains these proteins:
- the Alk gene encoding anaplastic lymphoma kinase isoform X2: protein MNRGTGARVSSRNCQSEFHLSGKLLLRIIVSFCHITGTFCNREERMPRGTNDMQIPLSRATQLGHCDFEKSCDWFWDQNPGFERTKAPVRGRLGPITDASNSERGHFLWFTGGGKTQMWSLTIPPTGSLCVLELSSYQVEMKNGYINLVIITNNTSSIAAEKPGNNYAKWGATRFKLGTISQPHKLLLEMLLPNSNSSIAIDNIRLIDCFPESTPLGTACTKDMFRCNNGSCLNRTRVCDLTKDCADGEDEERDCDKIPENARCDFEHGWCGWRNVPGRPLNWTLHRGATPSEKTGPSYDHTYRNASGTYAYVNMSKRVEYGSRGTIESPLYNPTPPYSSDIKSPYYGSCQVRFFFHQYGVHSGSLALYLIQVKPHQNHSESLWWSYGDRSDVWYNHAVSLPDIRYRYFLEFEASRGYSSKGDVAIDDFSLSPECFGIGVPPEVVGNFNYYNPVIDSEKIPDQHADFVNETVIRIGTCGATGRTGPTPDQCADEYNKTGIELILPPPEMEDPFSFNLNGVQRWTAPRGGYYTLIGMGARGGKGSSGMGSTLGALVRGVIELEKGEQLYFMVGQPGTDACPKNLGLRINSCQGNGSVGVSLSPGSSSKVYDVRNIRIRDGGGGGGGATYIFTLKNYQEQHPVLIAAGGGGIGLGQFIDNGLQHGRGPAPLGRQPTSGIALSIEAGGPGGGWNGSSNTPPGQRTSAGTSLVWGGVGGIGCGPGNHSHGNGGFGGGGGGCLTGGGGGGYIGGDTGRKKPSNGEGGYSYASRELMHVHFRPGINHGPGEVYIIPAISGCGCDFRCVALDQYLSETKCLCPPGWLLSNDSRSCVMADDSKITHQTFMIWLIAMSVGLFLAFAALCLLLYNRYQNKKALLRRRQVMFGNGTELTSLHGVSDTMMTEFNPNYEFAGNLYSFKDLPQIPRDYITLVKPLGQGAFGEVFQGVYKYRRNEEHPVAVKTIPCSSRPETEADFMMEALIMSKFNHPNIVHFIGVSFDKNPKYIVLELLAGGNLKNFLREERPRADRSTSLTMLDLIMCGYDVAKGCKYMEEARFIHRDIAARNCLLTCKGPGRIVKIADFGMAKDIYRSDYYRKGGKAMLPIKWMPPESFLDGIFTTKTDVWAFGVLLWEIMSFGYIPYTGCTNREAMSMVTSGGRLEKPAGCPDPIYGIMTRCWHPHPEDRPSFATIVERMGYCLQDPDVINHPTPNFDILPICDREITIMRPDPETECINVQSELDACGYMQPRIIDPRSASQRMAQAAAGNPPISGNENPSKILQSTDRLQPRFLYNPYGSSADTSKQTCDGNTTHNDNENDHTENKQKNGSSTPEEQSVHRTSMDIENSGKLRNADNGNNRPAKTESRRSSTIDVTDADRRNGNDSVTDTNSDSLIVASSDTPPDTTNSSPNTRTCSPSHTGLNTSTNVNGMLKKNALKAALSLDPSALCRGTIPYEKIAFSPPPQRSSTPGSMELKKFYV from the exons TCTGGGATCAAAATCCGGGTTTTGAAAGAACCAAAGCACCTGTGAGAGGAAGATTGGGGCCTATTACCGATGCCAGTAATTCAGAGAGAG GTCATTTCTTGTGGTTCACTGGTGGAGGAAAGACCCAAATGTGGTCCTTAACTATTCCTCCAACTGGCTCCCTTTGTGTATTAGAATTATCATCATACCAAGTCGAAATGAAAAATGGTTACATAAATTTGGTCATAATCACTAATAATACGAGTTCCATTGCTGCGGAGAAGCCAGGAAATAATTATGCAAA ATGGGGTGCAACACGATTTAAGCTGGGTACAATTAGTCAACCTCATAAATTATTATTGGAAATGCTGTTACCCAATTCTAACTCTAGCATTGCTATTGATAACATTCGCCTAATTGATTGTTTTCcgg AATCAACACCCCTAGGAACGGCATGTACGAAAGACATGTTCCGCTGTAATAATGGTTCCTGTTTAAACAGAACACGTGTTTGCGACCTAACGAAAGACTGCGCCGACGGCGAAGACGAGGAACGCGACTGCG ATAAAATACCAGAGAATGCCAGATGCGATTTTGAACATGGATGGTGTGGTTGGAGAAATGTACCTGGAAGACCTTTAAATTGGACTTTGCATCGTGGTGCTACTCCTTCTGAGAAAACTGGTCCTAGTTATGATCATACATACCGCAATGCCTCtg GAACATATGCATATGTAAATATGTCAAAAAGAGTGGAATATGGCAGTCGAGGCACCATAGAGAGTCCTCTATACAATCCGACACCCCCCTACAGTAGTGATATAAAGAGTCCATACTATGGATCTTGTCAA GTACGTTTCTTTTTCCACCAATACGGTGTACACAGTGGTTCTCTTGCGCTATACCTGATTCAAGTAAAACCACATCAGAATCATTCTGAATCTCTATGGTGGTCTTATGGGGATAGAAGCGACGTGTGGTATAACCATGCTGTCTCTCTGCCTGATATTAGATACAG GTACTTCTTGGAGTTCGAAGCAAGTAGAGGGTATTCTTCCAAGGGTGATGTAGCCATTGATGATTTTTCTCTGAGCCCAGAATGTTTTGGAATTg GAGTTCCACCGGAAGTCGTTGggaatttcaattattacaaCCCAGTTATTGATTCAGAAAAGATTCCTGATCAGCATGCTGATTTTGTTAACGAAACtg TTATAAGAATCGGTACCTGTGGTGCAACCGGAAGAACAGGTCCTACACCGGACCAATGTGCCGATGAATATAATAAAACAGGAATTGAATTAATATTACCTCCGCCGGAAATGGAAGATCCATTTTCCTTCAACTTAAATGGTGTTCAAAGATGGACAGCGCCTCGTGGAGGATATTACAC atTAATAGGAATGGGTGCTCGAGGAGGAAAAGGTTCTAGTGGCATGGGAAGCACCTTGGGCGCTCTGGTCCGTGGAGTAATTGAACTAGAAAAGGGCgaacaattatatttcatggttGGACAACCAGGAACTGACGCATGCCCCAAa aatttagGATTGAGAATAAATAGTTGTCAAGGTAATGGATCTGTTGGAGTGTCTTTATCTCCCGGAAGTTCCTCTAAAGTATACGACGTAAGAAACATAAGAATCAGGGATGGgggtggaggtggtggtggagCAACCTATATCTTCACA CTGAAAAATTATCAAGAACAGCATCCGGTGCTCATAGCAGCCGGAGGAGGGGGCATAGGCTTAGGACAGTTTATAGATAATGGTCTTCAGCATGGTCGAGGACCTGCGCCCCTTGGAAGGCAACCGACTTCCGGTATAGCTCTTTCGATAGAAGCAG GTGGACCTGGAGGCGGGTGGAACGGATCATCAAATACCCCTCCGGGTCAACGAACTTCTGCTGGCACCTCCTTGGTCTGGGGGGGCGTAGGAGGAATTGGCTGCGGTCCTGGAAACCACAGTCATGGAAATGGAGGATTCGGTGGGGGAGGAGGTGGATGTCTGACAGGAGGGGGTGGTGGCGGCTACATAG GTGGCGATACGGGTCGCAAGAAACCCAGCAACGGTGAAGGCGGCTACTCCTACGCCAGTCGGGAGCTTATGCACGTCCATTTTCGGCCAGGAATAAATCACGGTCCCGGAGAGGTCTACATTATTCCCGCTATCAGTGGCTGCGGGTGTGACTTCCGGTGCGTCGCCCTGGATCAGTACCTTAGTGAGACAAAGTGTCTCTGTCCACCGGGATGGTTATTGAGCAATGATTCCAGATCATGTGTCA TGGCTGATGACTCCAAGATAACTCATCAGACGTTCATGATTTGGCTCATTGCTATGAGCGTTGGCTTATTCCTTGCATTCGCTGCTCTCTGCCTGCTACTTt ATAATCGTTATCAAAACAAAAAGGCCTTACTACGCCGACGACAAGTCATGTTTGGTAATGGTACCGAGTTGACATCATTACATGGTGTTTCTGATACCATGATGACTGAGTTCAATCCGAACTATGAGTTCGCTGGGAATCTATATAGCTTTAAGGATCTACCGCAGATACCTCGTGATTATATTACTCTGGTAAA ACCACTTGGACAAGGCGCTTTCGGCGAAGTGTTCCAAGGTGTCTATAAATACAGACGTAATGAAGAACACCCAGTTGCTGTGAAAACTATACCGTGTTCATCAAGGCCTGAAACCGAAGCTGACTTTATGATGGAAGCTCTGATTATGAGTAAATTTAATCACCCAAATATTGTACACTTTATTGGAGTTTCCTTTGATAAAAACCCCAAATATATTGTGCTGGAATTACTTGCTggtggaaatttgaaaaattttcttcgGGAAGAGAGGCCACGcgcg GATCGATCCACCTCCCTGACAATGCTGGACTTAATAATGTGCGGCTATGACGTGGCCAAGGGCTGCAAATACATGGAGGAGGCCCGTTTCATACACCGAGACATCGCGGCCAGGAATTGTCTGCTCACCTGCAAAGGACCCGGTCGCATAGTAAAGATCGCCGattttggaatggcgaaagataTTTATAGAAGTGATTACTATAGGAAAGGAGGCAAAGCCATGCTGCCCATCAAATGGATGCCTCCAGAGAGCTTTCTGGACGGGATATTTACCACGAAGACTGATGTCTG GGCTTTCGGTGTTCTCCTATGGGAAATCATGTCCTTTGGATATATACCTTATACTGGGTGCACTAATAGAGAAGCGATGTCTATGGTAACGTCAGGGGGGCGTCTGGAAAAACCAGCGGGTTGTCCTGATCCTATTTATGGAATAATGACCCGGTGTTGGCACCCACACCCAGAAGATAGGCCTAGTTTTGCAACCATTGTTGAAAGAATGGGTTACTGTTTACAA GATCCAGATGTCATAAATCATCCAACGCCTAATTTTGATATTCTACCCATCTGTGATCGAGAAATAACCATCATGAGACCGGATCCGGAGACCGAGTGCATTAACGTCCAATCAGAA ctGGATGCTTGTGGATACATGCAGCCTAGAATTATTGACCCACGATCAGCGAGTCAACGAATGGCGCAGGCAGCTGCTGGCAATCCGCCTATTTCGGGAAACGAAAATCCATCAAAAATCCTGCAATCTACTGATCGCTTGCAACCACGATTTCTATACAATCCGTATGGGTCTAGTGCTGATACCTCTAAACAAACCTGCGACGGAAATACCACTCATAATGATAATGAGAATGATCACACCGAG AACAAACAAAAGAATGGCAGTTCAACTCCTGAAGAGCAAAGCGTACATCGAACTTCAATGGACATCGAAAATAGTGGTAAGTTAAGAAATGCAGACAATGGTAACAACCGTCCAGCAAAGACGGAGAGCCGTCGAAGCAGCACCATTGACGTGACCGACGCGGACCGAAGAAATGGTAACGACAGTGTAACGGATACCAACTCGGACTCCTTGATCGTCGCTTCCTCTGATACACCGCCTGACACAACGAATTCGTCACCGAACACGCGTACTTGCTCCCCTAGTCACACCGGCCTAAACACAAGCACCAATGTTAATGGAATGTTAAAGAAAAATGCCCTGAAAGCTGCCCTCAGTTTGGATCCTAGTGCCCTGTGTCGTGGCACAATACCCTATGAGAAAATTGCATTCTCACCACCTCCACAACGCTCAAGCACTCCCGGAAGTATGGAATTAAAAAAG TTCTATGTATGA
- the Alk gene encoding anaplastic lymphoma kinase isoform X1 — protein sequence MNRGTGARVSSRNCQSEFHLSGKLLLRIIVSFCHITGTFCNREERMPRGTNDMQIPLSRATQLGHCDFEKSCDWFWDQNPGFERTKAPVRGRLGPITDASNSERGHFLWFTGGGKTQMWSLTIPPTGSLCVLELSSYQVEMKNGYINLVIITNNTSSIAAEKPGNNYAKWGATRFKLGTISQPHKLLLEMLLPNSNSSIAIDNIRLIDCFPESTPLGTACTKDMFRCNNGSCLNRTRVCDLTKDCADGEDEERDCDKIPENARCDFEHGWCGWRNVPGRPLNWTLHRGATPSEKTGPSYDHTYRNASGTYAYVNMSKRVEYGSRGTIESPLYNPTPPYSSDIKSPYYGSCQVRFFFHQYGVHSGSLALYLIQVKPHQNHSESLWWSYGDRSDVWYNHAVSLPDIRYRYFLEFEASRGYSSKGDVAIDDFSLSPECFGIGVPPEVVGNFNYYNPVIDSEKIPDQHADFVNETVIRIGTCGATGRTGPTPDQCADEYNKTGIELILPPPEMEDPFSFNLNGVQRWTAPRGGYYTLIGMGARGGKGSSGMGSTLGALVRGVIELEKGEQLYFMVGQPGTDACPKNLGLRINSCQGNGSVGVSLSPGSSSKVYDVRNIRIRDGGGGGGGATYIFTLKNYQEQHPVLIAAGGGGIGLGQFIDNGLQHGRGPAPLGRQPTSGIALSIEAGGPGGGWNGSSNTPPGQRTSAGTSLVWGGVGGIGCGPGNHSHGNGGFGGGGGGCLTGGGGGGYIGGDTGRKKPSNGEGGYSYASRELMHVHFRPGINHGPGEVYIIPAISGCGCDFRCVALDQYLSETKCLCPPGWLLSNDSRSCVMADDSKITHQTFMIWLIAMSVGLFLAFAALCLLLYNRYQNKKALLRRRQVMFGNGTELTSLHGVSDTMMTEFNPNYEFAGNLYSFKDLPQIPRDYITLVKPLGQGAFGEVFQGVYKYRRNEEHPVAVKTIPCSSRPETEADFMMEALIMSKFNHPNIVHFIGVSFDKNPKYIVLELLAGGNLKNFLREERPRADRSTSLTMLDLIMCGYDVAKGCKYMEEARFIHRDIAARNCLLTCKGPGRIVKIADFGMAKDIYRSDYYRKGGKAMLPIKWMPPESFLDGIFTTKTDVWAFGVLLWEIMSFGYIPYTGCTNREAMSMVTSGGRLEKPAGCPDPIYGIMTRCWHPHPEDRPSFATIVERMGYCLQDPDVINHPTPNFDILPICDREITIMRPDPETECINVQSELDACGYMQPRIIDPRSASQRMAQAAAGNPPISGNENPSKILQSTDRLQPRFLYNPYGSSADTSKQTCDGNTTHNDNENDHTENKQKNGSSTPEEQSVHRTSMDIENSGKLRNADNGNNRPAKTESRRSSTIDVTDADRRNGNDSVTDTNSDSLIVASSDTPPDTTNSSPNTRTCSPSHTGLNTSTNVNGMLKKNALKAALSLDPSALCRGTIPYEKIAFSPPPQRSSTPGSMELKKDPLGHELPREEECSC from the exons TCTGGGATCAAAATCCGGGTTTTGAAAGAACCAAAGCACCTGTGAGAGGAAGATTGGGGCCTATTACCGATGCCAGTAATTCAGAGAGAG GTCATTTCTTGTGGTTCACTGGTGGAGGAAAGACCCAAATGTGGTCCTTAACTATTCCTCCAACTGGCTCCCTTTGTGTATTAGAATTATCATCATACCAAGTCGAAATGAAAAATGGTTACATAAATTTGGTCATAATCACTAATAATACGAGTTCCATTGCTGCGGAGAAGCCAGGAAATAATTATGCAAA ATGGGGTGCAACACGATTTAAGCTGGGTACAATTAGTCAACCTCATAAATTATTATTGGAAATGCTGTTACCCAATTCTAACTCTAGCATTGCTATTGATAACATTCGCCTAATTGATTGTTTTCcgg AATCAACACCCCTAGGAACGGCATGTACGAAAGACATGTTCCGCTGTAATAATGGTTCCTGTTTAAACAGAACACGTGTTTGCGACCTAACGAAAGACTGCGCCGACGGCGAAGACGAGGAACGCGACTGCG ATAAAATACCAGAGAATGCCAGATGCGATTTTGAACATGGATGGTGTGGTTGGAGAAATGTACCTGGAAGACCTTTAAATTGGACTTTGCATCGTGGTGCTACTCCTTCTGAGAAAACTGGTCCTAGTTATGATCATACATACCGCAATGCCTCtg GAACATATGCATATGTAAATATGTCAAAAAGAGTGGAATATGGCAGTCGAGGCACCATAGAGAGTCCTCTATACAATCCGACACCCCCCTACAGTAGTGATATAAAGAGTCCATACTATGGATCTTGTCAA GTACGTTTCTTTTTCCACCAATACGGTGTACACAGTGGTTCTCTTGCGCTATACCTGATTCAAGTAAAACCACATCAGAATCATTCTGAATCTCTATGGTGGTCTTATGGGGATAGAAGCGACGTGTGGTATAACCATGCTGTCTCTCTGCCTGATATTAGATACAG GTACTTCTTGGAGTTCGAAGCAAGTAGAGGGTATTCTTCCAAGGGTGATGTAGCCATTGATGATTTTTCTCTGAGCCCAGAATGTTTTGGAATTg GAGTTCCACCGGAAGTCGTTGggaatttcaattattacaaCCCAGTTATTGATTCAGAAAAGATTCCTGATCAGCATGCTGATTTTGTTAACGAAACtg TTATAAGAATCGGTACCTGTGGTGCAACCGGAAGAACAGGTCCTACACCGGACCAATGTGCCGATGAATATAATAAAACAGGAATTGAATTAATATTACCTCCGCCGGAAATGGAAGATCCATTTTCCTTCAACTTAAATGGTGTTCAAAGATGGACAGCGCCTCGTGGAGGATATTACAC atTAATAGGAATGGGTGCTCGAGGAGGAAAAGGTTCTAGTGGCATGGGAAGCACCTTGGGCGCTCTGGTCCGTGGAGTAATTGAACTAGAAAAGGGCgaacaattatatttcatggttGGACAACCAGGAACTGACGCATGCCCCAAa aatttagGATTGAGAATAAATAGTTGTCAAGGTAATGGATCTGTTGGAGTGTCTTTATCTCCCGGAAGTTCCTCTAAAGTATACGACGTAAGAAACATAAGAATCAGGGATGGgggtggaggtggtggtggagCAACCTATATCTTCACA CTGAAAAATTATCAAGAACAGCATCCGGTGCTCATAGCAGCCGGAGGAGGGGGCATAGGCTTAGGACAGTTTATAGATAATGGTCTTCAGCATGGTCGAGGACCTGCGCCCCTTGGAAGGCAACCGACTTCCGGTATAGCTCTTTCGATAGAAGCAG GTGGACCTGGAGGCGGGTGGAACGGATCATCAAATACCCCTCCGGGTCAACGAACTTCTGCTGGCACCTCCTTGGTCTGGGGGGGCGTAGGAGGAATTGGCTGCGGTCCTGGAAACCACAGTCATGGAAATGGAGGATTCGGTGGGGGAGGAGGTGGATGTCTGACAGGAGGGGGTGGTGGCGGCTACATAG GTGGCGATACGGGTCGCAAGAAACCCAGCAACGGTGAAGGCGGCTACTCCTACGCCAGTCGGGAGCTTATGCACGTCCATTTTCGGCCAGGAATAAATCACGGTCCCGGAGAGGTCTACATTATTCCCGCTATCAGTGGCTGCGGGTGTGACTTCCGGTGCGTCGCCCTGGATCAGTACCTTAGTGAGACAAAGTGTCTCTGTCCACCGGGATGGTTATTGAGCAATGATTCCAGATCATGTGTCA TGGCTGATGACTCCAAGATAACTCATCAGACGTTCATGATTTGGCTCATTGCTATGAGCGTTGGCTTATTCCTTGCATTCGCTGCTCTCTGCCTGCTACTTt ATAATCGTTATCAAAACAAAAAGGCCTTACTACGCCGACGACAAGTCATGTTTGGTAATGGTACCGAGTTGACATCATTACATGGTGTTTCTGATACCATGATGACTGAGTTCAATCCGAACTATGAGTTCGCTGGGAATCTATATAGCTTTAAGGATCTACCGCAGATACCTCGTGATTATATTACTCTGGTAAA ACCACTTGGACAAGGCGCTTTCGGCGAAGTGTTCCAAGGTGTCTATAAATACAGACGTAATGAAGAACACCCAGTTGCTGTGAAAACTATACCGTGTTCATCAAGGCCTGAAACCGAAGCTGACTTTATGATGGAAGCTCTGATTATGAGTAAATTTAATCACCCAAATATTGTACACTTTATTGGAGTTTCCTTTGATAAAAACCCCAAATATATTGTGCTGGAATTACTTGCTggtggaaatttgaaaaattttcttcgGGAAGAGAGGCCACGcgcg GATCGATCCACCTCCCTGACAATGCTGGACTTAATAATGTGCGGCTATGACGTGGCCAAGGGCTGCAAATACATGGAGGAGGCCCGTTTCATACACCGAGACATCGCGGCCAGGAATTGTCTGCTCACCTGCAAAGGACCCGGTCGCATAGTAAAGATCGCCGattttggaatggcgaaagataTTTATAGAAGTGATTACTATAGGAAAGGAGGCAAAGCCATGCTGCCCATCAAATGGATGCCTCCAGAGAGCTTTCTGGACGGGATATTTACCACGAAGACTGATGTCTG GGCTTTCGGTGTTCTCCTATGGGAAATCATGTCCTTTGGATATATACCTTATACTGGGTGCACTAATAGAGAAGCGATGTCTATGGTAACGTCAGGGGGGCGTCTGGAAAAACCAGCGGGTTGTCCTGATCCTATTTATGGAATAATGACCCGGTGTTGGCACCCACACCCAGAAGATAGGCCTAGTTTTGCAACCATTGTTGAAAGAATGGGTTACTGTTTACAA GATCCAGATGTCATAAATCATCCAACGCCTAATTTTGATATTCTACCCATCTGTGATCGAGAAATAACCATCATGAGACCGGATCCGGAGACCGAGTGCATTAACGTCCAATCAGAA ctGGATGCTTGTGGATACATGCAGCCTAGAATTATTGACCCACGATCAGCGAGTCAACGAATGGCGCAGGCAGCTGCTGGCAATCCGCCTATTTCGGGAAACGAAAATCCATCAAAAATCCTGCAATCTACTGATCGCTTGCAACCACGATTTCTATACAATCCGTATGGGTCTAGTGCTGATACCTCTAAACAAACCTGCGACGGAAATACCACTCATAATGATAATGAGAATGATCACACCGAG AACAAACAAAAGAATGGCAGTTCAACTCCTGAAGAGCAAAGCGTACATCGAACTTCAATGGACATCGAAAATAGTGGTAAGTTAAGAAATGCAGACAATGGTAACAACCGTCCAGCAAAGACGGAGAGCCGTCGAAGCAGCACCATTGACGTGACCGACGCGGACCGAAGAAATGGTAACGACAGTGTAACGGATACCAACTCGGACTCCTTGATCGTCGCTTCCTCTGATACACCGCCTGACACAACGAATTCGTCACCGAACACGCGTACTTGCTCCCCTAGTCACACCGGCCTAAACACAAGCACCAATGTTAATGGAATGTTAAAGAAAAATGCCCTGAAAGCTGCCCTCAGTTTGGATCCTAGTGCCCTGTGTCGTGGCACAATACCCTATGAGAAAATTGCATTCTCACCACCTCCACAACGCTCAAGCACTCCCGGAAGTATGGAATTAAAAAAG GATCCTCTGGGTCACGAGCTACCAAGGGAAGAGGAATGCTCCTGCTGA